In Mytilus edulis chromosome 7, xbMytEdul2.2, whole genome shotgun sequence, a single genomic region encodes these proteins:
- the LOC139530032 gene encoding uncharacterized protein, which yields MNLPLVTIVLATVVVVVKNHECKDYDLSASDQSLIDMMKHYLHTSRKEEGSHHARKPADTGVTYVHWGKKSCPKGADIVYTGQVGGTDHKSKGGGVNYLCLPGDPENGLHQSYGNAQVYGSEYELGSSYKPSGWSESMNNKEVPCAVCYKKHRSTVLMIPGRKTCYKGWTSEYQGYLLSSHVNHFKKDFACVDRNAEPLDNKNGDETGDLFYALRTKCGSLRCPPYSNEADVLCVVCTK from the exons ATGAATTTACCATTAGTGACAATTGTACTAGCAACTGTTGTTGTGGTTGTCAAAAACCATGAATGTAAGGACTATGACTTGTCAGCATCAGATCAGTCTCTGATAGATATGATGAAACATTATCTACATACGTCAAGGAAAGAAGAAGGTTCACATCATGCAAGGAAACCTGCTGATACAG GAGTGACGTACGTGCATTGGGGTAAGAAAAGCTGTCCAAAAGGAGCGGATATAGTGTATACAG GACAAGTTGGTGGTACCGATCATAAGAGTAAAGGAGGTGGTGTGAACTATTTGTGTCTCCCTGGTGACCCAGAGAATGGACTGCATCAATCATATGGCAATGCTCAAGTATATGGTAGTGAATATGAACTTGGTTCATCATACAAGCCATCCGGATGGTCTGAAAGTATGAACAACAAGGAAGTACCATGTGCTGTATGTTACAAAAAACACAGATCAACGGTCCTGATGATACCAG GTCGAAAGACTTGTTATAAAGGATGGACCTCAGAATATCAAGGTTATCTGTTGAGTAGTCAcgtaaatcattttaaaaaagattttgcTTGCGTTGATAGAAATGCAGAACCGTTGGATAATAAAAATGGAGATGAAACCGGAGATTTGTTTTATGCTCTTCGGACCAAATGTGGCAGTTTGAGATGTCCACCGTATTCAAATGAAGCAGACGTACTTTGTGTTGTTTGTACAAAGTAG
- the LOC139482980 gene encoding sialidase-like, giving the protein MMQRICMALNKILEVHVQASPEVDSSIHIQATPETDSDIHIQASPEADSDKHVQASPEVDSDIHVQATPEVDSGIHKQATPEVDSGIHIQATPEVDSDIHVQASPEVDSGIHIQATPETDSDIHIQASPEADSDIHVQALQEADSGIHIQASPEADSDIHVEALQEADSDIHGSNECYEMECKDKCSEIVTSKKEEAIYTAVALPMEPQRYNAYIQTVQVKIEMK; this is encoded by the exons ATGATGCAAAGAATTTGCATG GCATTGAATAAAATCTTGGAAGTACATGTACAAGCCTCACCAGAGGTAGACTCAAGCATACATATACAAGCAACACCAGAGACAGACTCAGACATACATATACAAGCATCACCAGAGGCAGActcagacaaacatgtacaagCATCACCAGAGGTAGActcagacatacatgtacaagcAACACCAGAGGTAGACTCAGGCATACATAAACAAGCAACACCAGAGGTAGACTCAGGCATACATATACAAGCAACACCAGAGGTAGActcagacatacatgtacaagcCTCACCAGAGGTTGACTCAGGCATACATATACAAGCAACACCAGAGACAGATTCAGACATACATATACAAGCATCACCAGAGGCAGActcagacatacatgtacaagcATTACAAGAGGCAGACTCAGGCATACATATACAAGCATCACCAGAGGCAGACTCAGACATACATGTAGAAGCATTACAAGAGGCAGACTCAGACATACATGGATCTAACGAATGTTATGAAATGGAATGCAAAGACAAGTGCTCTGAAATAGTGACATCTAAAAAAGAGGAAGCTATTTACACAGCAGTGGCACTACCCATGGAACCTCAAAGATACAATGCATATATCCAAACAGTCCAAGTG aaaatagaaatgaaataa